The Salinibaculum sp. SYNS191 genome has a window encoding:
- a CDS encoding globin-coupled sensor protein gives MGTSEYKVDDEKRRQVNGPGLTDEIGIDGREIDWRKEFTGFDEADRERLAGLSGTLDGIADELVEDFYDHLQQHSETISILDSSSKPVEALKRSQKQYLRDIGSGQYDQEYFDRRARIGKIHDMLDLGPKIYLGAYHIYYEGILDAIAEDVKSRLAQPDGGAVEQGGTGGTGETLTPEEAIDEVVEQSMSALKLVNLDQQVAMDTYIHSFSQDLEAELNRQEDVAAEVESSVDDLTETAEEVAERSEEITDLADEQADTVQSVAGEVADMSATIEEIASSASEVEATSERARSLAEDGKESADDAIDTMETVSDSAESVTDDVTTLRNRLDEIDEIVEVINDIADQTNMLALNASIEAARAGEAGEGFAVVADEVKSLAEESQKQAGEIERMVTDIQDESEQTVENLDRTTSQVDEGLAEVQAAMDNLTDIVEAVQEASEGISEVSDATDDQAASTEEVASLLDETVDVAENVSRQVEEIADANEAQREKVERIHDTVQSLTDR, from the coding sequence ATGGGGACCTCTGAGTACAAGGTCGACGACGAGAAGCGCCGGCAGGTAAACGGACCCGGATTGACCGACGAAATCGGCATCGACGGCCGGGAAATCGACTGGCGCAAGGAGTTCACCGGCTTCGACGAGGCCGACAGGGAACGGCTGGCCGGCCTGTCGGGGACGCTGGACGGCATCGCGGACGAACTGGTCGAGGACTTCTACGACCACCTCCAGCAGCACTCGGAGACGATATCCATCCTCGACAGCTCCTCGAAGCCCGTCGAGGCGCTCAAGCGGTCACAGAAGCAGTACCTCAGGGACATCGGCAGCGGACAGTACGACCAGGAGTACTTCGACCGGCGCGCACGCATCGGCAAGATTCACGACATGCTGGACCTCGGGCCGAAGATCTACCTCGGCGCGTACCACATCTACTACGAGGGAATCCTCGACGCCATCGCCGAGGACGTCAAGTCGCGGCTGGCCCAGCCCGACGGCGGTGCGGTCGAACAGGGCGGGACCGGCGGGACCGGGGAGACGCTGACGCCCGAGGAGGCAATCGACGAGGTGGTCGAGCAGTCGATGTCGGCGCTGAAGCTCGTCAACCTCGACCAGCAGGTCGCGATGGACACCTACATCCACTCGTTCAGTCAGGACCTGGAGGCGGAACTGAACAGACAGGAGGACGTGGCCGCGGAGGTCGAATCGTCCGTCGACGACCTCACCGAGACTGCCGAGGAGGTCGCAGAGCGCTCCGAGGAGATAACCGACCTCGCCGACGAGCAGGCCGACACCGTCCAGTCCGTCGCCGGCGAGGTTGCCGACATGAGCGCCACCATCGAGGAGATCGCCTCCAGCGCGAGCGAGGTGGAAGCCACGAGCGAGCGCGCCCGCTCGCTCGCCGAGGACGGCAAGGAGTCGGCCGACGACGCAATCGACACGATGGAAACCGTCTCGGACTCCGCGGAGTCGGTCACGGACGACGTGACGACGCTCCGGAACCGCCTGGACGAGATAGACGAAATCGTCGAGGTCATCAACGACATCGCGGACCAGACGAACATGCTGGCGCTGAACGCCTCCATCGAGGCCGCGCGCGCCGGCGAGGCCGGCGAAGGCTTCGCCGTCGTCGCCGACGAGGTCAAGAGTCTCGCGGAGGAGTCACAGAAGCAGGCCGGCGAGATAGAGCGGATGGTGACCGACATCCAGGACGAGAGCGAACAGACGGTGGAGAACCTCGACCGGACGACCTCGCAGGTCGACGAGGGGCTGGCGGAGGTCCAGGCCGCGATGGACAACCTGACCGACATCGTGGAGGCCGTCCAGGAGGCCTCCGAGGGCATCAGCGAGGTCTCTGACGCGACCGACGACCAGGCAGCCTCGACGGAGGAGGTGGCGAGCCTGCTGGACGAGACGGTCGACGTCGCGGAGAACGTCTCCCGACAGGTCGAAGAAATCGCGGACGCGAACGAGGCCCAGCGGGAGAAGGTCGAGCGCATCCACGACACGGTCCAGAGCCTGACCGACCGCTAG